One Rouxiella sp. S1S-2 genomic window, GTTAAAGATCCGGTTATGCTAAGTACAGAACAGCTGGCACAGCTTGACTGGGAAAAAACCGACAACATGATGCCCGCCATCGTGCAACATGCGGTTTCCGGCGAAGTGCTGATGATGGGCTACATGAATCAGGAAGCCCTCGACGTCACTCAGGCAACCGCCAAAGTCACCTTTTTCTCACGCACCAAGCAGCGTCTGTGGACTAAAGGTGAAAGCTCTGGCAACTTCCTTAACGTTGTCAGCATCACGCCGGACTGCGATAACGATACACTGCTGATTCTGGTTAACCCGATTGGCCCAACCTGCCATAAAGGTAACGACAGCTGCTTCCACCCTGCCAGCTCCGACTGGGGTTTCCTCTACCAACTGGAACAGCTGCTGGCATCACGTAAAACAGCAAGC contains:
- the hisIE gene encoding bifunctional phosphoribosyl-AMP cyclohydrolase/phosphoribosyl-ATP diphosphatase HisIE gives rise to the protein MLSTEQLAQLDWEKTDNMMPAIVQHAVSGEVLMMGYMNQEALDVTQATAKVTFFSRTKQRLWTKGESSGNFLNVVSITPDCDNDTLLILVNPIGPTCHKGNDSCFHPASSDWGFLYQLEQLLASRKTASPDSSYTASLYASGTKRIAQKVGEEGVETALAATVNDRFELKNEASDLVYHLLVLLQDQDLDFSTVIENLRQRHTK